The window AAAGCTTGAAAAACAAGGATAGTGTGTTCCATTGGCTGAAGCAAAGCTTGTCGGAGATGGAGAACAAGTTTGATGATTTCTTGTTCAAATTGGATACTGCCGGATGGAACTTAGGTGAATCTAACTTGAAGATTCCCAACCACATCCTCATCGACTTGGAGTCCATCCCTCTCTGACATTCGATTTTTTTTCCAAGGAGCAATCAATCTCTTGAACAAAAGAAACTGATACTGAGGTAAATAATACTACCAAACACTGTCAATTCGAACGTGGAGTAATTTTTGTTACTATACCTTAGGCGTCAATTGAATGTAGATGAATATCAAAGTTTGGTACAACTAACAGTTAGGATATATCAGGAATTGTATGGCAACTTGTAAGACATGATCCATATAGATTAAGAGTAAAATAgtataatatcttaaaataagtTAGTGTGGATAGTGGGACAAATGGTGAGGTTTGTGACCAATGATAGAGTATGATTGTGATTATGCCTTGTTTTGTTTGTACTTGAATCGTCACCccctttgtttatttttgttataatttagAGGACGTGGGCCTTcctttattaaaaacaaagaaaacaactTTTTTGTATAATTTGATTTGCCTATAAACAATATAAcagaatcaaaatttattattataaattatgaaaaatattatagacAATTTTATAGTCGAAAAATCATGCTAAGAATTATAGTTCTACTAATATTGTAgtctaatttttatattttatatgggagttatattttagtttacTAATTTATTTGCTGATTCAGTTTGCTATCTTTGCGAGGAGGGCTCAGAAAGAAAGAATTGATCCATTTCTGGCCTCATCATCGAGAAGTAGAATTAGCGGTGAGTCATTATCGCTATTAATTCAATTTGTCTAATAATGATAACAAATCATGTCACGAAATGACCTATAATTGTTTGATCCTTTTACCCACATCCATTAATTGTAAAAGCACACGTAGGTCATATACGTATCATAAAAGCCAAATTAGTAAGCAAATTACGAGGCCTTACGAGATCCAAGCATGCAAATATTTCATAAACAAATCCTTAAAGGTTTATGTATTTGCAATAAGACATTAGATTAGAGATCGGATCTGCAGACGGAATGGTAgactctcttttctctcttgagAGACAGTGAGTCGCGGTGGTTCCGTCGATGATTTATCTTTCCGGTTAACAAAATCGACTCTGGTATACGGCGTTTTTCTCTGACGCTGTGTAGCCGGCATAGTTTCTGGTGGTTTTGCGCTCTCTTTGGTGAAACTATCCAGCGGTGGTATCCGGTGGTGGAGCCTTGGTGGTGTCGTAGGTTCTCTACCGAATCTCTCTCAGACCTAATCATCGCCGGTTGTCATCTGTTTCAACCGTCGATTGATCTTCTCGTTGGGCTGTTAGTTGGAGCCCGTTCGCATGATTTATCATTTGGAGTTCGTTGGTAGGAAGCGAAGATTATGGGGCTGGTTAATGAAATCGGTTGGATGAGCTCTCGATTTAGATCGATTGACGCTCTCCAAAGCTACGGCGTGTGCGTTGCAGCTGTCTGAATCCCCAAAACCTCCGATACAGTCGTTAGAGGTGTTTCTTCAGTGGAAGTTCGTGGTCCCGGTGTCATTCCGGTGTGGTACGGTGGATTCCGGTAATCGTCGGTTTAGTGTTCCGGCGTTGTTTCTCGAAAGCGGTGATGAGGTGGAAGCTATCGCGACGCGTGGTCTCCTTAGGATGTGAGATTAACACGTGTTTTTCACCCCCGCTAATCTTTTGACGCGTGGTGTGGTCCGGCGTCTTTTCTTTTCGTGGCCTTGTTGGACTGGTTCCTTTGGTGGCTTTTTTTGTGTGGTTTGAACCTTGTGTATgggttttttttggtttgggcTTTGTCCCTTTGAGCCTTGAGctcttaataaaatttagatggaaaaaaaaaaatttgcaataAGACTGGTATCCTGTCCGAAACACGTTAAAAAGCTAGTTCATACGCTTATATTGCGACACGTTGGTGTTGATGGTGGTCCCCACTGACACGCAGACACATGTCGGTCACGTATCTCTACAAGGCGCACAGTTGCACACACCGCCGCCTGAAGCAGTGACACACGTCCTGTCACTCAATTGGTTTTTCTTTCTCTCAGTTAAATAAACAATATTATCTCTCGTCCTTGTTAAGTGGAGCCCAAGGTATGGTTTTATGGTAATTTGGATAATTCCACAATTAATGTctattgttttaataatttgttcCAGTTCCTtgtagaacaaaaaaaaaaaggaaggagGAAGCCTTTACTTTAGACGCTCTTTCACTTTAGTTATGTTAAATATTGTGTGATCTTTGATTACGTGTTCTCTACGCGAATTTAAGCAAACttactttctctttctctctccctGTCGCTACCTCCTCGGTTGAGTGAGTATAAATCtccagaaaaaagaaaaaaatcatccaTGGGAATGGGAGAGAGAATCTAATAGAGCAGTTAGGGTTTGCGATATTTTAGGCGTGTGTCGGTATAGTTTGATctcaaagattaaaaaaaaagaagggaaTAGGGTTTTGTTTTGTCTTGGAAGCTCTGGTTTATGTTAGATCATCTCGTCGAGGAGTGAAGAAAAGGGAAAAAAGAATGAGAAAGTCGTTCAAGGATTCACTCAAAGCTCTCGAAGCTGATATCCAGTTCGCCAACACCCTgtaaacctctctctctctctctctctctctctctctggttaATAATACACGCAagagttttaagttttttttttttgtttcccgATGGAATCTGATCGTGTTCTTTTTCGCTTTTTGATTGATGTCTCTTGCCTACTCTATTCTGGTTTTTGAGTCATAGATCAAACTGTTTTCACAACCTTCCTTAGAATTTTATCGAAGTTTCCAGATTCTTATTCAGTCTGGATACTTGTTTGAATCTCTGTTGTCTGATGGggtttgcttgcttgcttgctgATGTCAGAATGAATCTTGGGACTTTGCGTTTACGCGAGCTCTTTAAAATGTCAATTTATTCCTTTAGCTAGTCTCAGACGCCACCACTCCTTCCTCAAACCGGTcaattatttttggtttactaGATAAGACTTGTGAAtaattgtattgttatcttatTTTAATCCCCCCCCCCCTATCATGGAGTCACAAACATTCTgatatctttttgttttctctctctctctatctttttTGAAGGGCATCTGAGTATCCAGAGGAGAATGATGGCGGGTTCGTTCAGATGAGACTGTCATACAGCCCCGCGGCTcacctctttctctttcttgttCAGTGGACTGATTGTCATTTCGCTGCCTCTTTGGGTTTGCTTAGAATCCTTATTTATAAGGTACTTATCCTTTTTTAGTATATCTCGGACCTTGATCCTCTAGACTTGATATGTGATATtctctgttttatttttttgataggCATATGTTGATGGGAAGACCACAATGTCGCTTCATGAACGGAAAGCTAGTATCAAAGAGTTCTACGGTAAAATATTAGTTGGTGTATTTGATTAGGAAGTTGGTCCAATAAATAATAACAATGTTCCATTGGATATGTTGTAGATGTGTTGTTTCCTTCGCTATTGCAACTTCACGGAGGGATAAACGATGTagaagaaaggaaacaaaaggAGATATGCGACAAAAGATACCGGAGAACAGAGAAAGGAAAGATGTCGGAGGTGGATTTGGAGAGGGAGGAAGAGTGTGGCATTTGCTTGGAGATTCGCAATAAAGTTGTTCTTCCTACTTGCAATCATTCCATGTGTATAAATTGCTACCGAGACTGGTGAGAATTGCTTCCTCACTCACTCAGTTTCTTCACACCTCAATAGCCTTGGTTGCAATAGATTAATATGTTGGTGTTTGAAACAGGCGTTTGAGGTCACAGTCGTGCCCGTTCTGTAGAGGGAGCTTGAAAAGAGTGAATTCTGGGGATCTATGGGTTTACACTTCAAGCAGAGAGACTGTGGAGTTACCGGAGATATACAAGGAGAATGCGAAGAGGTTGTTAATGTACATTGACAAACTGCCTCTCGTTGCTCGTGACCACCCAACTCTTGTTCCTTACTCTCCTGTTCCTCGCTGAACATCCTGCCTCTCTCTCTTTAATTAGCTTATCTCATCTTCTTCTGCACATAAGCATTTCTAatctatatttttgtaaataaaaatttatgtttcTTTTGGGGGGGTTTTCTTTTCAGTTTTTCTGCAGTCTCTGATTTGAATTTGGCAATTTGTTATTTGTATTATGACAACCTCCTCTTGTTATTTAAATCAGATATATGAAAAAATGGCTTTTTGTTCAGCCGTTCTATCGGTTGGTTAAATAGCGAACCACAGACAGGCTGTGATCCTTCCGGTTTAGGTAAACCTGCATCTTTTGAGTTTACTGATAGAGCTGATTACATAACTCTGTGATGATATATCTGTTCAGATTGATGAAAGGGAAAAACTGAGAtttaataaggaaaaaaaaaacattatggaAGCGAGTGTACAGTGGTATCTATCCACCACTAGTAACACGAGAAGTCGAAGTGATCCTGGTAACgaacgatgaagaagaagatattgaGCTCGACGATGGAACATATCCTAGAAATTTCGATCCAAAATCGCTTCGTGATGACTTTGAATACCCCCAGTCACCATCAATCTCAGCAACTTCCTCCTCTCCGTTTAGAAACCTAAGCACCCCTCTCATCGACGGCCGAGACGCCGGATTTTGGTGGCAACAGAGCAGGCCCACGGCGAGAGCGACCCTTGCTTCTCCGCCGTCGTAATCAGAGCCAAGTCTCGGATCGATCGCACTGAGAATCTCACCCCTCGCGTGCAGTCCCATAACCCAATCGACTAAGAAGAAGGAACCGGAATCCGTTGGCTTTCTCCCGCAGACGATCTCCAAAAGAAGAACGCCAAACGCGAAAGCGTCAGACGCAGACGAGGGTTTGCCGTTGCGGGCTAGCTCAGGCGCCACATACCCGATCGTACCGACGAGTCCCGTCGTCTCTGTCAGCGATCCTCGTTCGTAAAGCCTCGCTAGTCCGAAATCTCCCAGTCTGGGGTTCATGTTGGACTCGATCAGAACGTTGCTTGGCTTCACGTCTCTGTGAACCACGATCTGTTCCCACTCTTCGTGGAGATACAACAGCCCCGACGCGATTCCTTTGGCGATCTCGAAACGCGCGTTCCAAGGCAAAACGGCGCCGCTTCTCCGCGGAACAGTATAGAGGAGAGAGTCCAAGCTTCCGTTGGGGATGTAATCATAAATCAGCAGAAGATCGGTTCTGTGTTTGCACCATCCTTGGAGATTCACGAGGTTCCTATGCCTCACGCGCCCTAGACTCTCGATCTCCGCCATAAATTCTCGAACACCTTGCCTGCTGTTTGGAATGATCATCTTCACGGCGATGAGATCATCCGAGTTGGCCAGTTTTCCTTTGAAAACCGTTCCGAAACCTCCGGTTCCGATGATCCCAGCCTCCTTGAATCCGTCGGTGGCTACGTAGAGATCTCTGTATCTGAATCTGCGAGGATGATCGATTTCCCAGTCTTCCAGAGTCTCTTCTTGCCGCAGTCGCTTCTTGTAcatgacgaagaagaagagcaacacaAGCATGATTACCATAACGGCCGATAAAGCCACTATCAAAACGATGATCTGAGAATTGAAGCCTCTCTTGGTGGCCGTGTTTCGAGGCGGAGGAGGAAGCTCCGAGAGGTCTAGCGTAGCTGCAATGGGGTTCTCTCCCACGCTTGTGAAACTCCAACCCATTAGGTAATGATCACTCGACTGATCTCCTTTTCCTGTGGCTGCTGTGAATCCCACGTACATTTCTTCTTGCACGACGTCCAACAGTTTTGGAATCTGTCGTGAGATCAACGGTTTAGTAGGTTTAAACCCCAGTTTCGCCGGGTATACGGTGACGTTTAGCGTTTGTGTTGCTCCATCGTAGTTCAGAAGAGCTTGAATCGGATTGCCACTCTCCAGCTCGAAATCTTCTCTCTTGTTTGGATCATCGTTCTGGTAGTACACGACCGGCTCTTGGAAATCAGATGTTCGGTTGTTGAAATTAAGACCGATGTCGTTTCCGATTCTGTCAGTGTCGTCTCCGGATCCTTGAACCGTGTCGAATTCCACTGCGAAAACGTGATTCCTCGGGTCACCATTGTTCTCTTTGTTGAGAACTCCCAAGTACTGGGCGGACCCAGCATTGGGACGATTAGGGGTTGGAGATAGCGTGAACGTGAAGCCAAAGCCTCCACTGCTAGAGCTGGAAGGGATTATAACAAAGACGAAACGAGTGCTGAAAGAACCAACCCTGGTGGCGTTTCTGTTGGTCTCTAGCAATCTCACCGGTTTGTGGTAGAAAGCTGTTCCGGTTACGTTTGAGGCTCGGTTAGTGAGTCTCAGTAACCCGTCTGGTTTGATCACAGCAGCTTCTCCTGCAATACGAATCTCTGATTCGTTTCCTTTAAAACCTCGGAAAGTAAACTCTGTGGTTGCTCGAACGGGGACGCTTGGAATAAGGAAAAGACTGAATAAAAGTGAGGCTAATAAGACCGTGAGTTTTCTTGCAGTGTCCATGCGTGGGCGAGTTAAAAGAATGAGGTAGGAAGAGATACTTTTTTAAGATTTCTAGCTTAGAACTGTTTCTTTATTAGCAGGAGAGTTTGATTTTTACTTACGGATATGAGGTTCTCTGAAGTAGCCGAGTCgaagaataagaaaaaataCACACCACaaaaacagaagaagaagaatcttcTTATTTTTCTAACTAGGTGTGTTCACATCTCTAAATATTGAAATTTTGCACAATGTTTTGTGAAAATTGAAAACTCAACTACTAATATTCCACTTCGACCAAAATTATTCACTTTCAGTTAATTATAAGAATCATACCcagttattaaaatttaattgatatatttcaATAAACTAAACCAATTACGTTAAATAAAGGGTTTAAGAgattaaaaatagaagaaaTACGTAATTGGTTTGTCATCCATATATATGTTTGCGTGTTTGTAGATTAATAAAATCATAAGTAAATACTTAAATCTTTAATAATAATCTGTAATATTAGCACTAACGATAACTTGGAAAATTCACATATTTTAGGATGTCTTTTTTCTTTATGTCGGCACTATTTAgagtttttataaagaaataaataatacattGATTGTTTGGTCTTATTGACTGGACTTTGTTATTACAAAATGGTCCAAACGCAACCATTATAGGCTGACTTTGACAAATTCAACGTTTATATAAGAGTTTTAATCATATTGCTTTATAGACGATTgcatagaaaattaaataactaatatattacAATTGTTCGACAAAGATAATCGGATGTATAACAAACATATTGCGAAGATGATAAAACTTCAATTAGTTTAATGAAACAgtgcacacacaaaaaaaagttactaTCTAGCACTTGATAAATGAGTTACTATCTGTgacagtgacaaaaaaaaaaaaaaagagttaaatgAGTTACAAtctttgagaaagaaaaaaaagagttactATCTAGCACTGATAAACGAACTTGAGGAAATTCTGGTGAGAGATGAGCTCGAAACCCTATCAAACGATGAAACGTATCCTCCTCCGTAGTACTTGGACCTTGAAGAATGTGAATACTCCTCAACCTCAACCTCAACCTCAGGTACATCCTCGTCTCTGTTGAGATACTTGTGCACCATTCCCATAGTCGGACGATATCCCATTTTGGGGTGGCAACAGAGCAAACCGACGGCGAGAGCAAGCCTTGCCTCCTCTTCGTCGAAACCAGATCCGAGTCTAAGATCGACCGCACCGAGGATCTCACCGCTCACTTGTAGCTCCATCACCCAATCTCCCAAGAAGAAGCTACCAGAATCCGTCGGTTTTCTCCCGGAGACGATCTCTAACAGCAAAACGCCGAAAGCGAAAACGTCGGAAGCCGACGAGGAGTTTCCGTTGCGTGTGAGCTCCGGCGCCATATACCCAATCGTGCCCACGACTACGGTGGTGTGCTGCAGCGATCCTCGCTCGTGAAGCCTGGCGAGCCCGAAATCTCCAAGTCTAGGGTTCATGTCAGCGTCGATGAGAACGTTGACGTCTCTGTGAATCACAATCTTTTCCCATTCTTCGTGGAGATACAGCAGCCCAGCCGCGACTCCTTTAGCGATCTGAAAACGCGCGTTCCACGACAAAACGGCGCCGCTTCGTCTGGGTTTGCTGTAGAGCAGCGAGTCCAAGCATCCGTTGGGGATGTAGTCGTAAACCAGCAAGAGGTCGTTTCCGTGTTTGCACCATCCTTGGAGGTTGACCACATTCTTATGCCTCAAACGCCCTAAACTCTCTATCTCTGCCACAAACTCTCGAACACCTTGCATGCTATTCCGAGTTATCTTCTTCACTGCGATTTGATCACACGAAGATGATTTGGTTTTGATGCTGCTTCCTCTGTAAACAGTTCCGAATCCTCCGCTTCCTACAATCCTGTTCTCCTTGAATCCATCCGTAGCCGCATAGAGATCTTTGTATCGAAATCGGTGAGGATGATCGACTTCCCAATCCTCGAGGATCTCCTCTTGCTGCAATCTCCTTTTGTATAACATGAAGATTACAAATAAGAGGAACATGATCGATATAACAGTCGATAAAGCTACGATTagggcgatgaccttcccactGTAATTAACCTCTCTTCTTCGCCCTATTTGGAGGCGAAGGAGGAAGCTCCGAGGGATTCAACGTAGCTGCAACCGGACGGTCTCCTCCGCTTGAGAAGCTCCATCCCATCACGTAGTGTGCACTCGACTGATCCCTCCCCGTGGCTGCAGTGAATCCTACGAACATTTCTTCTTGCACTACTTGTAACAGTTTAGGGACATGTTGTTGTGAGATCATAGGAGTTCTGGGCTTAGATCCCAGTCTCGTTGGGTAAACAGTTAGATTTAGTGTTTTGGTTGGTCCGTCGTAATCCAAAAAGACTTGGATTGGCTCGCCGCTCGCAAGTTGGAAATCTTCTTTCTTGCCATCTTTGTTGAAGTAAGCCACAGGTTCTTGGACTTCTGAAGAGAGACTGTTGAAATTTAGACCGATGTGGTTGCCTATTCGGTTTGTGTCGTCTTTGAATCCATGTACCGTGTCGAACTCCACTGCAAAAACGTGATTGCTCGGATCACCATCGTTTCTTTCGTTGAGAAGCCCCAAGTACTGTGCGGATTCCGCGTCTGTCCTGTTTGGGGTTGGAGATAGTGTGAAGGTGAAGCCGAAACCTCCGTTGTCTGAGCTTGAAGGTATGATGACAAACACGAAAGATGTGCTAAAGGAGCGAACCGACGAATTACTGTCCAGCAATCTCACCGGTTGGTGATAGAAAGCTGTACCTGCAAGGTTTGAGTTTCGATCGGTAAGCCTCAATAGTCCGCTGGGCGTGATTGTTGAATCTCCTTGTAATTGAATATCTGATTGGTTTCCTTTAAAACCTTGGAAAATGAACTCTGTAGTCGACTCTGCCGTTGATCTCTGAGCTCGAACAAGGAAGATCACCAAGATGAAGAGTGAAACCATGGATCTTGCTTTGCCCATAAATGATCAAGAGAGTGCTGACCAAAAAGATTGAGTATGAGTTTTGGTGGGAAAAGGGAAGATAAGACCAGCTGCAACGCGGTATATTACTCATTTCTTAGCGCTAATCCTTATgcttttagattaaaaaaataataaaagccGACGTTACGCTGAGGTTGAATCCTTAATGAAGGATTTATTTGCGGTTGATCCTTGATGCGCTGGCAGCGTGTGATTGGAGCGTCGAAGGAATGTGTTTGGTGAGAAGAAAAAAACGCGTTCATTTCTCGAGTGTAGCCGGAAAAAAAAACCTTTCCTCCTCTCCCGGCGATAACAAAGGCGACACTGCGATCCGGTTTGTTCAAGGTAAATCGCACCATTTTAAGTgtattttttttgcatttgaaGTTACTGCATGTCAATTTAGCGGTGTTTATGAGTTCGATTGTTGGGATCAATTAGAGTTTTGGtttaaaatcgatttggggataaaattcaaattagggttttcgtgtctatgttttttttgtacatTCGATTCTTTGTTAATCGAATCGTTTGTGGGAATCAAATAGATTTGGGGTTTAAATTCGAATTGGGATTAATATCGAATAAGGGTTTTCGTCTGTGAATTTTTTgtcttacaaaatttatttcgGGTTAAAATACGAATAGATTTGAGGTTTGTTTATGGATTCGATTCTGGGGATGAAATAGATTTAGGGTTAAAATAcgaattagggttttcgtctgTTCTTATTAGTTTCTTGGTTGTTTACCCAGAGGTTTAGTAGGGATTTTGATCCGCTTAAACGTTATTGGTCTTATAGGTTCTGAAATGGAGGACGAATTGAGGGATATGAAAGCACACAAAGCATACTACAACATGCTTCATTTCGTTGCAGATGCGCAACAGGGGATTCCCCAGCTGTGCCCCTGTGGATCTATCACGAAGGAGGTAGTCGATGAAGAGGATACATATGACTACCTCCCCGGCAAAAGATATTTCATATGCAAAGATTACGAGGTTTGCATTCTTCTGTCCATATTTATCGAGCTCGTCCTTCCATATTTATTTGTTGTTGGATAAATTGTTTTCTGTTTTCGCAGAATGACGGGTTGCATTTCAGACAACCATGGGTTATGGGGATGCAACAAGAGGTTGAGAGACTGAAAGTACGTTTTCACGAGCAGGAGAAGCTTCTGCGAGAGTGCGAATCACTTAAGGTGAGTTCTGTCTGCTTGTTCACTCTCTTTTTAATCATATTTCTAAGAAATTAAATGTAGTTTATCTGATGTCTTTTCAGGGGCAGGTGCGGATGCTGCTTAAGCGGGTGGCTGAACTCGAAAAAAGAAACTTACCGGTTTCAAACTCAGGTTAGTGTTTGAACTTACCAGTTAAAATTCAAATGGAAATAAGTTTGTAGTTAGAAAAGAAACTAGGATTGTGTAACCGCGTAACTTTAGTAGTTGAGAATAGTTGAAAACAAGCTAGAATAGTTAATGTTTCCGAGCAAATAACTTGCAAGTTTGTAGATAGGAAACAACTAGGATTATTAATGCACACCAAACCCATTTAATTATGCGTAACTGCATTGTTTCCTTTAAGCCTAAAACCCATTTAATTGTGGTGAGCTGTTCTGATAGGACTGTTTTCTACTAGGATTCAATAGAGTCATTATTTAATCACCTGTGTTTCTACTAGAGAAACACAGTTTTCTTCCTAAATGGCGAGATCCGGTGGTTATGTAAACCTCGTAATGAGTCAAGGGCCAGTTAATCTGGACCCCTGCGACCCTCCTCTCTTTACCGGCCAAAGTTCTGGTGTGTCTAGTgtcaaagagagaagaaaatggACAGTGAAAGATGATTTAATCCTCATCGGTGCGTGGCTCAACACCAGCAAAGACCCCATTGTGAGTAATGAACAAAAGGTAGGTGCCTTCTGGAACAGGATTGTAGAGTACTACAACTCCAGTCCTCAACTGGTTGGGACCGCCCCACGAGAACTTGGGCCATGCAAGCAAAGATGGGCTAGGATCAACGAGGGAGTTTGCAAGTTTGCTGGTTGTTACGACATGGCACTGAGGGAGCAGAGAAGCGGGCAAAATGAGAACGATGTGATGAAGTCTGCGTTGGATATATTTGCCAATGACCAGGGATCGAAGTTCAACTTCGAACATGCGTGGAGGGAGCTTCGGCATGATGTGAAGTGGTGCTCAACATATCTGGAGAAGGACAAACGCAAACCAGCGGATTCCCAACCCGACGGTGAAGGGGCAGTGCCTGAGCCAGAGCCAGAAGAGCGACCAATAGGGGTTAAGGCTGCAAAGGCTGGTAGCAAGAGGAAGAAAACTGGAAAAGAGGAGGAGTTGGCGAAGCTGGAAAATTTGATggagttaaaaaagaaaatatcccAGCAGAGTTTGCTTGAGAGTTTGCTTACAAAGCCCGATCCTCTCTCTGAGATGGAATCAGCTCTGAAAAACAAACTTCTGTCTGAATTGTTGTAGGGTTTGTTTAGCTCTAACCTAAGTTTCAGGTGTTTCCATTAGACTAGTTAAAACAAAAACTTGTCTTCTGTTTCCATTAGAGTTTGCTTACACACGTGAATTTCTTCTGTTTCAGGTGAAGTACAAGACGATGTCACGGGTTGAAGACAAAAGCTGGTATCAAGTCACGGGTTTGTATGCTCTGTTTGTATTTTCATGTCACTAGACCATGTCACGGGTTGTTTGTATGTTGCCTTTATAAATCTGCTTGTAGACTCAAATGTTATGCTATTTCCTTTGCTCTTCTGCTTCCTTTGTACTCTCTAAAAACGGATGTAATGGTGATTTAGTGGAATCTATTTCATTTGCTCTTATGCTATCTCGTTTGCAATTGTTTCAACAACAACGATCCCAGCTTGAAAGAAGAAACCTTCccaccttcatcttcatcaccgATAGGTATGAGTTAATTGTAGTAGTTTAGTTCAAATTAGTTAGGTAATTATATGAACCATCAATTGTTTAATATAAtgctgtttttaaaaaaaaatttagttaggattatttcatttatatatgtCGACAAACGTGACATCAATTGTTTAATATGAACCATCAATTGTTTAATATAAtgctgtttttaaaaaaaaatttagttaggATTAGTTCAAACGGATGTAATGCTGTTTTTCAAAATAAGTTATGATTATGTCGACAAGAtcacaacaatatatatacctagaaaaaattataaaaacgtatatTTGTTATAATGTTTGAAGGGAGGATAGCCTAATATGGCAGATGAAACCGACCGAAGACTCGATGCGGCTGTCAATGAGGCTTTTGATGAATATTTTGAAGAAACATACAACAGTATTCTGGAGAATcgaactacaaaaaaaaagaaacgtgCGTACGTCGAAAGAAACCGAGAAGCGGGCCACAGCCGTCTATGGAATGACTATTTTAGTGAAGCTCCGACATTTCCGCCTCATTTATTCAGACGCCGTTTCCGCATGAGCAAGGAAGTATTCATGCGGATTGTCGACACCCTCTCAGCAAATGCTCCATTTTTTCAACAAAGAAGAGATGCAGTCGGAAGGTTAGGTCTATCAACATTACAAAAGTGTACTGCAGCTATCCGTATGCTTGCGTACGGCTCTGCGGCTGACGCCGTcgacgaatatctccgactaGGTGAAAGCACATCACTTTCATGTTTAACAAATTTTACAGAATGTATAATACAACTATTTGGAAATGAGTATCTACGAAGACCCACTCCAGAGGATCTTCAGCGACTACTCGATATTAGAGAGATACGCGGCTTTCCGGGGATGATaggaagcatcgattgtatgcattgggaatGGAAGAATTGCCCAACAGCTTGGAAAGGACAGTACACACGTGGATCGGGAAAGCGGACAATTGTCTTGGAGGCTGTAgcttcacaagatctttggatatggcacgcatttttTGGTCCTCCAGGTACATTAAACGATATTAACGTCCTTGATCGgtcacctgtttttgatgacatttacCAAGGCCG of the Brassica rapa cultivar Chiifu-401-42 chromosome A03, CAAS_Brap_v3.01, whole genome shotgun sequence genome contains:
- the LOC103855416 gene encoding E3 ubiquitin-protein ligase AIRP2 isoform X1, whose translation is MRKSFKDSLKALEADIQFANTLASEYPEENDGGFVQMRLSYSPAAHLFLFLVQWTDCHFAASLGLLRILIYKAYVDGKTTMSLHERKASIKEFYDVLFPSLLQLHGGINDVEERKQKEICDKRYRRTEKGKMSEVDLEREEECGICLEIRNKVVLPTCNHSMCINCYRDWRLRSQSCPFCRGSLKRVNSGDLWVYTSSRETVELPEIYKENAKRLLMYIDKLPLVARDHPTLVPYSPVPR
- the LOC103855416 gene encoding E3 ubiquitin-protein ligase AIRP2 isoform X2, with protein sequence MRLSYSPAAHLFLFLVQWTDCHFAASLGLLRILIYKAYVDGKTTMSLHERKASIKEFYDVLFPSLLQLHGGINDVEERKQKEICDKRYRRTEKGKMSEVDLEREEECGICLEIRNKVVLPTCNHSMCINCYRDWRLRSQSCPFCRGSLKRVNSGDLWVYTSSRETVELPEIYKENAKRLLMYIDKLPLVARDHPTLVPYSPVPR
- the LOC103855415 gene encoding L-type lectin-domain containing receptor kinase VI.2; protein product: MDTARKLTVLLASLLFSLFLIPSVPVRATTEFTFRGFKGNESEIRIAGEAAVIKPDGLLRLTNRASNVTGTAFYHKPVRLLETNRNATRVGSFSTRFVFVIIPSSSSSGGFGFTFTLSPTPNRPNAGSAQYLGVLNKENNGDPRNHVFAVEFDTVQGSGDDTDRIGNDIGLNFNNRTSDFQEPVVYYQNDDPNKREDFELESGNPIQALLNYDGATQTLNVTVYPAKLGFKPTKPLISRQIPKLLDVVQEEMYVGFTAATGKGDQSSDHYLMGWSFTSVGENPIAATLDLSELPPPPRNTATKRGFNSQIIVLIVALSAVMVIMLVLLFFFVMYKKRLRQEETLEDWEIDHPRRFRYRDLYVATDGFKEAGIIGTGGFGTVFKGKLANSDDLIAVKMIIPNSRQGVREFMAEIESLGRVRHRNLVNLQGWCKHRTDLLLIYDYIPNGSLDSLLYTVPRRSGAVLPWNARFEIAKGIASGLLYLHEEWEQIVVHRDVKPSNVLIESNMNPRLGDFGLARLYERGSLTETTGLVGTIGYVAPELARNGKPSSASDAFAFGVLLLEIVCGRKPTDSGSFFLVDWVMGLHARGEILSAIDPRLGSDYDGGEARVALAVGLLCCHQNPASRPSMRGVLRFLNGEEEVAEIDGDWGYSKSSRSDFGSKFLGYVPSSSSISSSSSFVTRITSTSRVTSGG
- the LOC103855412 gene encoding LOW QUALITY PROTEIN: lectin-domain containing receptor kinase VI.4 (The sequence of the model RefSeq protein was modified relative to this genomic sequence to represent the inferred CDS: deleted 1 base in 1 codon; substituted 1 base at 1 genomic stop codon) — translated: MGKARSMVSLFILVIFLVRAQRSTAESTTEFIFQGFKGNQSDIQLQGDSTITPSGLLRLTDRNSNLAGTAFYHQPVRLLDSNSSVRSFSTSFVFVIIPSSSDNGGFGFTFTLSPTPNRTDAESAQYLGLLNERNDGDPSNHVFAVEFDTVHGFKDDTNRIGNHIGLNFNSLSSEVQEPVAYFNKDGKKEDFQLASGEPIQVFLDYDGPTKTLNLTVYPTRLGSKPRTPMISQQHVPKLLQVVQEEMFVGFTAATGRDQSSAHYVMGWSFSSGGDRPVAATLNPSELPPSPPNRAKKRGXYSGKVIALIVALSTVISIMFLLFVIFMLYKRRLQQEEILEDWEVDHPHRFRYKDLYAATDGFKENRIVGSGGFGTVYRGSSIKTKSSSCDQIAVKKITRNSMQGVREFVAEIESLGRLRHKNVVNLQGWCKHGNDLLLVYDYIPNGCLDSLLYSKPRRSGAVLSWNARFQIAKGVAAGLLYLHEEWEKIVIHRDVNVLIDADMNPRLGDFGLARLHERGSLQHTTVVVGTIGYMAPELTRNGNSSSASDVFAFGVLLLEIVSGRKPTDSGSFFLGDWVMELQVSGEILGAVDLRLGSGFDEEEARLALAVGLLCCHPKMGYRPTMGMVHKYLNRDEDVPEVEVEVEEYSHSSRSKYYGGGYVSSFDRVSSSSLTRISSSSFISAR